A single window of Syntrophotalea acetylenica DNA harbors:
- a CDS encoding Rne/Rng family ribonuclease, which yields MTKDLVINTTSHETRVALLENGHIAELYIERTRERGIVGNIYKGKVLRVLPGMQAAFVDIGLEKAAFLYVADVLGQMQALERYIDEGENEAGLPEEDGRETTALPPIEELLKEGQEVLVQVSKEPIGTKGARITAHISLPGRHLVYMPTVDHVGISRRIENEEEKERLRSLIEEIRSPGSGFIVRTAAEGKNAEDLSADMEFLAGLWNGICALRERKGAPCLIYSDLDVTSKVLRDILTEDVRRIVVDSPREYEKIVRFIETFMPKLTYVIELYEGEEPVFDAFGLEVEIDRALGRKVWLKSGGYIIIEQTEALTAIDVNTGRFVGKHNLEDTILKTNLEAVREVAYQLRLRNIGGLIIIDFIDMEKEAHREKVFVALEEALKGDRAKTNILKISELGLVEMTRKRVRENLTRTLCVPCPYCEGKGYVKSRTTMVYEIFRELRREIRNLSGSQVTLLVHPSIASLICDEERWEIDDLEQAYGKQIAITARFDFHQEQFEILCN from the coding sequence ATGACCAAAGACCTGGTCATTAATACTACATCCCATGAAACCCGCGTCGCTCTGCTTGAAAACGGGCACATCGCCGAATTGTATATCGAGAGAACCCGTGAGCGGGGTATCGTCGGCAATATTTACAAAGGCAAGGTGCTGCGGGTGCTGCCGGGCATGCAGGCCGCTTTTGTCGATATCGGCCTGGAAAAAGCGGCATTTCTTTACGTGGCCGACGTTCTGGGGCAGATGCAGGCCCTGGAGCGCTATATTGACGAGGGGGAAAACGAGGCCGGTCTGCCCGAGGAGGATGGGCGGGAGACGACCGCTCTGCCGCCGATCGAGGAGCTTCTCAAAGAGGGGCAGGAGGTGCTGGTGCAGGTTTCCAAGGAGCCAATCGGCACCAAGGGGGCCCGCATTACCGCCCATATCTCTCTGCCCGGCAGGCATTTGGTCTACATGCCTACCGTCGACCATGTCGGCATTTCCCGCCGCATTGAAAACGAGGAAGAAAAAGAACGCCTGCGCAGCCTGATTGAAGAGATTCGATCGCCAGGGTCCGGCTTTATCGTGCGCACCGCCGCGGAGGGCAAGAACGCCGAGGATCTGAGCGCCGACATGGAGTTTCTTGCAGGATTGTGGAATGGTATCTGTGCGCTGAGGGAACGCAAGGGAGCGCCGTGCCTGATTTATTCCGATCTCGATGTGACCAGCAAGGTCCTGCGGGATATTCTGACCGAGGATGTGCGGCGCATCGTTGTCGACTCGCCGCGGGAATACGAAAAAATCGTCCGTTTTATTGAAACCTTCATGCCGAAGCTCACTTATGTCATCGAGTTGTATGAAGGCGAGGAGCCGGTGTTTGACGCTTTTGGCCTGGAAGTAGAAATCGACCGGGCTCTGGGGCGCAAGGTCTGGCTCAAGAGCGGCGGCTATATCATTATCGAGCAGACCGAGGCCCTGACCGCCATTGACGTCAATACCGGTCGCTTTGTCGGCAAGCACAATCTGGAGGACACCATCCTCAAGACCAACCTCGAGGCGGTCCGGGAGGTTGCCTATCAGTTGCGGCTGCGTAATATCGGCGGGCTTATCATTATCGATTTTATCGACATGGAAAAAGAGGCCCATCGGGAGAAGGTTTTCGTTGCCCTTGAGGAAGCCCTGAAAGGGGACCGCGCCAAAACCAATATTCTCAAGATCTCGGAACTGGGGCTGGTGGAGATGACCCGCAAGCGGGTGCGCGAGAACCTGACCCGCACTCTGTGCGTACCCTGCCCGTATTGTGAGGGCAAAGGCTATGTCAAAAGCCGGACGACCATGGTTTACGAGATTTTCCGGGAATTGCGCCGCGAGATCCGCAATCTGTCCGGATCCCAGGTTACCCTGCTGGTGCACCCAAGCATAGCTTCGCTGATCTGTG